A window of the Bdellovibrio sp. ZAP7 genome harbors these coding sequences:
- a CDS encoding response regulator: MAKEVLIPQNQERIKSLLSLQPSWSDLPIIILASAGDLTQGKKETLEVLKSLRNATVLERPIRVATLVNILESSIANRRRQYEVRDLVSLLVVARQEAEAAKAESDQANKAKSEFLANMSHEIRTPLGIIIGFSSLAEDENASPEERQTYLNTIQRNGNLLLDLVNDILDLAKVEAGHMAIEEVDTSVTDILNDIVLGLKPKAAEKNIQLITKIPDNFPAKLKTDPTRVRQIFLNVIGNAVKFTKYGSVTAELSFKIVNSNHIEVSLLVTDTGLGITEEQRLKLFNPFSQADGSTTREYGGTGLGLILSRNLANALGGSLDLVESRQNVGSTFKITVVAKHALDVQNSTAENVPKPQATFKGLGILVAEDSPDNQFLLSRLLKREGMTVDLANNGLEAITKASNNQYDVILMDIQMPKMDGNKATSFLRQSGYSKPIIALTANAIKGDKEKALASGFDDYITKPIQRTELFDSLEKLMRKVTLS, encoded by the coding sequence TTGGCAAAAGAAGTTTTAATTCCACAGAATCAGGAACGCATAAAGAGCTTACTCAGCCTTCAGCCGTCCTGGTCGGATTTGCCTATTATTATATTAGCAAGCGCTGGCGACCTGACCCAAGGAAAGAAAGAAACCCTGGAAGTCTTAAAGTCATTACGAAATGCCACGGTTTTAGAAAGACCTATTCGTGTCGCGACCCTGGTTAATATTCTGGAATCCAGTATTGCCAATAGAAGGCGGCAGTATGAAGTCCGCGACCTTGTAAGCTTACTAGTGGTCGCTCGCCAGGAAGCGGAAGCTGCTAAGGCCGAATCAGATCAAGCCAACAAAGCGAAATCAGAATTCCTGGCAAATATGAGTCATGAAATCAGAACTCCTTTGGGAATTATCATTGGATTTTCAAGTCTTGCCGAAGACGAAAATGCCTCGCCAGAAGAACGACAGACCTATCTCAACACCATTCAACGTAACGGGAATCTTTTACTAGATTTGGTGAACGATATTTTGGACCTTGCAAAAGTCGAAGCCGGCCACATGGCGATCGAGGAAGTCGATACTTCGGTCACGGATATTTTGAACGATATCGTATTGGGTTTAAAACCGAAGGCTGCAGAAAAAAACATTCAACTGATTACAAAGATTCCCGATAACTTTCCGGCCAAACTTAAAACAGATCCCACTCGCGTTCGCCAAATATTTTTGAATGTTATCGGGAACGCAGTTAAATTCACTAAATATGGCAGTGTCACCGCAGAGCTGTCCTTTAAGATCGTCAACAGCAACCATATTGAAGTGAGCTTGCTTGTGACCGATACGGGACTAGGAATCACCGAAGAACAGCGACTGAAACTGTTCAATCCCTTCAGTCAGGCCGACGGGTCAACGACGCGAGAATACGGCGGAACAGGTCTGGGGTTGATCCTTTCCAGAAATCTGGCAAACGCACTGGGTGGAAGCTTAGATCTGGTTGAAAGCCGGCAAAACGTGGGTTCCACATTTAAAATCACGGTCGTCGCAAAACATGCTTTGGACGTACAAAACAGCACCGCAGAAAATGTACCTAAGCCGCAGGCCACATTTAAAGGTTTAGGAATACTTGTGGCTGAGGACTCCCCTGACAATCAGTTTTTGCTTTCAAGACTTCTCAAGCGGGAAGGAATGACCGTCGACTTAGCCAACAACGGACTGGAGGCCATTACCAAGGCTTCAAATAATCAGTACGACGTTATCTTAATGGATATCCAAATGCCAAAAATGGACGGAAACAAAGCCACTTCCTTTTTAAGACAAAGTGGCTACAGTAAACCGATTATCGCTTTAACTGCAAACGCGATTAAAGGAGATAAGGAAAAAGCCCTGGCTTCTGGATTTGATGATTACATAACAAAGCCGATTCAGCGCACCGAACTTTTTGATTCGCTGGAGAAGCTTATGAGAAAAGTAACCCTCTCCTGA
- a CDS encoding DUF1295 domain-containing protein — protein sequence MESFWMQLCGGLVLMAFVMSVTWWFARRWNNFSIVDSVWAFSFALITGFYVLFAQGWEPRKILILAVVSIWSLRLSYFLTRRIYSHHPAEDSRYLTLRKEYGANLGWRFYLFFQYQGVSVVLLSLLFLEPLNNSTPRLTVLEWCGIALSLLSLVGESIADAQAQKFKSNPENQRKVCDVGLWKYSRHPNYFFESMIWWGFYIAALGTPGAAYTIFAPLFILFILVKVTGIPPSEAQALQKRGDAYRAYQARTSAFIPWFPRKGD from the coding sequence ATGGAAAGCTTTTGGATGCAGCTTTGTGGCGGACTTGTGTTAATGGCGTTCGTAATGTCAGTGACGTGGTGGTTTGCCAGACGTTGGAACAATTTTAGTATCGTTGATAGCGTTTGGGCTTTTTCGTTCGCCCTTATTACTGGGTTTTATGTTTTGTTCGCACAAGGGTGGGAGCCTAGAAAAATTCTGATCCTTGCCGTGGTATCTATCTGGAGTTTGCGGCTGTCGTATTTTTTAACTCGTCGAATCTACTCCCATCACCCTGCAGAAGATTCAAGATATCTCACCTTGCGCAAAGAGTACGGCGCTAATTTGGGCTGGCGCTTTTACCTGTTCTTTCAGTATCAGGGGGTTAGTGTCGTTTTATTAAGTTTGCTATTTTTAGAGCCGCTTAACAATTCCACTCCACGTCTCACAGTACTTGAATGGTGTGGTATTGCGCTAAGTCTTCTTTCACTCGTTGGTGAAAGCATAGCCGATGCTCAGGCTCAAAAGTTTAAGTCTAATCCAGAAAATCAACGCAAAGTGTGTGATGTGGGCTTGTGGAAGTATTCTCGGCACCCAAACTATTTCTTTGAGAGTATGATCTGGTGGGGATTTTATATAGCGGCCTTGGGAACTCCGGGAGCTGCCTATACGATTTTTGCCCCGCTGTTTATTCTCTTTATTTTGGTGAAGGTCACTGGAATTCCTCCATCGGAAGCCCAGGCTTTACAAAAACGAGGTGACGCCTATCGTGCTTATCAAGCCAGGACATCGGCGTTTATACCTTGGTTTCCCAGAAAGGGAGATTAG
- a CDS encoding cyclopropane-fatty-acyl-phospholipid synthase family protein gives MALEVLIDWMEKGWIPEKLVRVGIRQLCRDRLKSLDVADRELEQERNSAYVTGLKKSAIAFATEKANQQHYELPASFYHLVLGKNKKYSSGYWPQDCSSLDEAEEAALRVTIERAQVADGMRILDLGCGWGSVSLKLAEKFPNSQIVGLSNSKSQREYILEQASKRGLSNVNIVTGDIGDFDAPEDWNNGFDRVISVEMLEHVRNYEALFERLSTWLKPQGKLFVHIFTHSRYSYPFETEGADNWMGKYFFTGGQMPSHQLLTYFQKDLLLEQQWSWNGVHYQKTSEAWLQNMDRHRDEILNIFAKVYGNSESEVWFERWRVFFMSCAELFGFDKGREWGVSHYLFKNRPR, from the coding sequence ATGGCTTTAGAAGTATTGATTGATTGGATGGAAAAAGGTTGGATTCCAGAAAAACTGGTCCGCGTGGGAATTCGTCAATTGTGTCGTGATCGCCTAAAAAGCTTAGACGTTGCGGATAGGGAATTGGAACAGGAAAGAAATTCCGCTTATGTCACTGGCCTTAAGAAATCCGCTATTGCATTTGCGACAGAAAAGGCCAACCAGCAGCACTATGAATTGCCGGCAAGTTTCTATCATCTAGTGCTTGGCAAAAATAAAAAGTACAGTTCTGGTTATTGGCCGCAAGATTGTTCCAGCCTTGATGAAGCTGAAGAAGCTGCTTTGCGCGTTACAATTGAACGCGCACAAGTTGCAGATGGAATGCGAATTCTTGACCTGGGTTGTGGTTGGGGATCGGTCTCTTTAAAGCTTGCAGAGAAGTTTCCGAATTCTCAAATTGTGGGATTATCCAATTCTAAATCTCAACGGGAGTATATCTTAGAACAAGCTTCAAAACGAGGTCTTTCAAACGTCAATATAGTGACAGGGGATATCGGTGACTTCGACGCACCTGAGGATTGGAACAATGGCTTTGACCGAGTCATTAGTGTTGAGATGTTGGAGCACGTTCGAAATTACGAGGCTTTGTTTGAGCGTCTGAGCACATGGCTAAAACCCCAAGGTAAATTATTCGTCCATATATTTACTCACAGCAGATACTCTTATCCCTTTGAAACTGAAGGGGCCGATAATTGGATGGGCAAATATTTTTTCACGGGTGGACAGATGCCAAGTCACCAATTGCTAACATACTTCCAGAAAGACCTTTTGTTGGAACAGCAATGGAGTTGGAACGGTGTCCATTATCAGAAGACGTCGGAGGCATGGCTTCAGAACATGGATCGACATCGCGACGAAATCTTAAATATTTTCGCAAAAGTCTATGGGAACTCCGAGAGTGAAGTATGGTTTGAGCGTTGGCGTGTTTTCTTTATGTCTTGTGCTGAACTTTTTGGATTCGATAAGGGCCGCGAGTGGGGTGTCTCTCACTACCTCTTTAAGAATCGACCGCGCTAG
- a CDS encoding restriction endonuclease — MQYHLVAFVILLVAVIAVFAFRSSTDDSQVQEDFDRFLNEPMSPRQAVRFYERYVGHKYENQGYDVSYLAGLKGHVDQGRDIIVKTPKEILVIQTRAFGRRRVVHDNDIYQLFGKMTHFKLTSVDPNRTTRAIFYSTSNFSSLAKQAASTLGVEIRTEKFNRTYPMIKCSVSPTGEKNYYLPFDPVYDRVKIDHKRDEHFVRTVHQAVKKGFKRAG, encoded by the coding sequence ATGCAATATCATCTGGTCGCCTTCGTCATTTTGCTGGTCGCGGTTATAGCCGTTTTTGCATTTCGAAGTTCCACTGACGACTCTCAAGTTCAAGAAGACTTCGATCGTTTTTTGAATGAGCCGATGTCGCCACGTCAGGCAGTTCGCTTCTATGAACGCTATGTGGGTCATAAGTATGAAAACCAGGGTTATGATGTTTCTTATCTGGCGGGCCTGAAAGGTCACGTGGATCAGGGGCGCGATATTATTGTCAAAACGCCCAAAGAAATTTTGGTTATTCAAACAAGAGCTTTCGGCAGACGACGTGTCGTTCATGACAACGATATTTATCAGCTCTTTGGTAAGATGACGCACTTTAAGCTCACCTCAGTAGATCCAAACCGTACGACCAGAGCTATCTTTTATTCGACCTCAAATTTTTCAAGCTTGGCAAAACAGGCAGCAAGTACTTTAGGTGTGGAGATCAGAACAGAGAAGTTCAATCGCACTTATCCGATGATTAAGTGCAGTGTTTCGCCAACAGGGGAGAAGAACTACTATCTTCCTTTTGATCCGGTTTATGACAGGGTAAAAATCGATCATAAACGTGACGAGCATTTTGTGCGAACCGTTCATCAGGCTGTCAAAAAAGGCTTTAAGCGCGCGGGATAA
- a CDS encoding lipocalin family protein produces the protein MKLIFVIGALLLLGGCGTMSQDKLATVSYVDVSRFMGDWYVIANIPTFVEKGANNAIESYSWNSKEERIDVDFRYNADSPTGPVKRYPQKAWIYDKKTNAEWRVQPWWPLKFAYLVIDLADDYSYTVIGVPSRNYVWIMSRKPTMPSDVYDTLVAKLKASGYDISKIQKVPQVW, from the coding sequence GTAATTGGAGCTTTGTTATTACTGGGAGGGTGCGGGACGATGTCTCAGGACAAACTTGCAACTGTATCTTATGTGGATGTCTCAAGATTTATGGGCGACTGGTATGTTATCGCCAATATTCCAACCTTTGTTGAAAAGGGAGCGAACAATGCCATCGAATCATACTCTTGGAATTCGAAAGAAGAGCGTATTGATGTGGACTTTCGATACAATGCGGACAGTCCGACAGGGCCCGTAAAAAGGTATCCACAAAAAGCTTGGATCTATGATAAAAAGACCAATGCCGAATGGCGGGTGCAACCTTGGTGGCCGCTTAAGTTCGCTTACTTGGTGATCGATCTCGCAGACGATTACTCTTATACCGTGATCGGTGTTCCCAGTCGTAATTATGTTTGGATCATGTCGCGAAAGCCGACCATGCCCTCAGATGTGTATGACACTCTAGTCGCAAAACTTAAAGCTTCTGGTTATGATATCTCGAAGATTCAGAAGGTTCCGCAGGTTTGGTAA
- a CDS encoding ATPase domain-containing protein: MSTQKLVQTGVNGLDEVLNGGLPSDRLYLVDGDPGAGKTTLGLQFLMAGVANDEKVLYVTLSETKKEVEAVAHSHGWDISKIAVFELRSATELEVDNQNTFFHPSEIELGETTKAILDVVKDINPSRVVFDSLSELRLLARESLRYRRQILALKQYFVGKNTTVLLLDDRTSDVGDLDLHSLVHGVIRLEQLAPEYGANRRRMRILKLRGVSFRGGYHDFVLKRGGINIFPRLVASDHETTNETGLLKSGVSQLDQLLGGGIDRGSSTLLMGPAGAGKSTVALQYAAAAAKNGEKAALFFFDEGKRSLLKRAQSMGIDVASYIEKGTITLQQIDPAELSPGEFVSLVCDAVEKQNARVVVIDSLNGYINAMPEERFLIIQMHELLSYLNQRGVATFMIVAQHGLIGSNMNSPVDVSYLADTVLLLRFFESGGEVHKAISTLKRRSGDHEKSIREITFSHKGIQVGEPLKQFRGILTGVPDFVRNESPESRL; the protein is encoded by the coding sequence ATGAGTACACAGAAGTTAGTACAAACAGGCGTAAATGGTTTGGATGAAGTTTTAAATGGCGGTCTGCCATCAGATCGTCTCTATCTGGTTGATGGGGATCCGGGTGCTGGAAAAACCACATTAGGTCTTCAGTTTCTTATGGCGGGAGTCGCCAATGATGAGAAGGTTCTGTACGTCACACTTTCTGAAACAAAAAAAGAAGTGGAAGCCGTAGCACATTCCCACGGTTGGGATATTTCAAAAATCGCTGTCTTTGAATTACGATCCGCAACTGAGCTGGAAGTCGACAATCAGAATACTTTCTTTCATCCATCAGAAATTGAATTGGGCGAAACGACCAAGGCGATTTTAGATGTTGTTAAAGATATAAATCCAAGCCGTGTTGTTTTTGACTCACTTTCAGAACTTCGCTTGTTGGCACGGGAATCACTGCGCTATCGTCGTCAAATACTTGCTCTCAAACAATATTTCGTCGGAAAAAATACGACGGTTCTTTTACTTGACGATCGAACTTCCGATGTTGGTGATCTTGATTTGCATAGTTTAGTTCATGGTGTGATTCGTCTGGAACAACTTGCACCAGAGTATGGAGCCAATCGACGTCGCATGCGGATTCTTAAGCTGCGAGGAGTATCTTTCCGAGGGGGCTATCATGATTTTGTTCTTAAGCGTGGAGGAATTAACATCTTCCCACGCCTTGTCGCCAGTGACCACGAAACGACAAATGAAACTGGTTTGCTTAAAAGTGGGGTCTCTCAACTTGATCAACTTCTTGGTGGCGGTATAGACCGCGGATCCAGTACGTTACTTATGGGACCTGCTGGAGCCGGAAAATCGACGGTCGCCTTGCAGTACGCCGCTGCCGCCGCAAAAAATGGCGAAAAAGCCGCTCTCTTTTTCTTCGATGAAGGAAAAAGATCACTTCTTAAGCGTGCACAAAGTATGGGAATTGATGTTGCTAGCTATATCGAAAAAGGTACGATCACACTGCAACAAATCGATCCCGCAGAACTTTCTCCCGGAGAATTTGTAAGCCTGGTATGTGATGCCGTCGAAAAACAAAATGCGCGAGTCGTTGTTATCGATAGTTTAAATGGATACATCAATGCCATGCCCGAAGAGCGCTTTCTTATTATTCAAATGCATGAACTGCTAAGCTACTTAAACCAACGTGGCGTCGCTACATTTATGATCGTGGCTCAGCATGGCCTCATTGGCTCCAACATGAACTCCCCCGTCGACGTAAGCTACCTTGCCGATACAGTCCTACTTTTGCGCTTCTTTGAGTCAGGGGGAGAAGTTCACAAAGCCATCTCGACTCTTAAAAGACGCAGTGGCGATCACGAAAAATCTATTCGGGAAATTACCTTCTCACACAAAGGAATTCAGGTTGGAGAGCCTTTAAAACAATTCCGTGGTATTTTAACCGGAGTTCCAGATTTTGTCAGAAACGAATCCCCGGAAAGTCGGCTTTAG
- a CDS encoding cyclopropane-fatty-acyl-phospholipid synthase family protein, translating to MNNMTFKSKLLMKLLQNSKGATLRVTFPDGTQDSFGAGEPIISVRAHNWRVFDELIDKGDLGMAEAIIRGDLEVDDIAALVQWACDNEDAVNRLLHGTWYGTLFARLRHLMNPNTKNGAKKNIMAHYDLGNQFYSLWLDPSMTYSAGLFDSSSVDLQQAQMKKYDRIIDALDIRAGDHVLEIGCGWGGFFSRAVERTGCRVTAVMNSPSQAQYNRELIARSGFGNQVELRQQDYREIEGRYDKIVSIEMIEAVGEKYWPEFFNKVSSSLKDKGSALIQSITIQDQYFEQYRRKTDFIQRYVFPGGMLLSNQVFDRYASQFDLKNERPFEFGVSYADTLLKWKENFHAVEADVRQMGFDDKFMRLWDLYLSYCEGAFRAERINVGHYLLQK from the coding sequence ATGAATAATATGACATTTAAATCAAAACTTTTGATGAAGCTTTTGCAGAATTCTAAAGGGGCGACTTTGCGAGTGACTTTTCCCGACGGAACGCAAGACTCTTTTGGGGCGGGGGAGCCGATCATCTCAGTGCGCGCGCATAATTGGCGGGTCTTTGACGAGCTGATCGACAAGGGTGATCTTGGTATGGCAGAGGCGATCATTCGCGGAGATCTTGAAGTCGACGATATTGCAGCACTTGTACAGTGGGCTTGTGACAATGAAGATGCAGTAAACCGGCTGCTACACGGAACTTGGTATGGAACTTTGTTTGCGCGCCTGCGACACTTGATGAATCCCAATACAAAAAATGGGGCTAAGAAAAATATCATGGCCCATTATGATTTAGGCAATCAGTTTTATAGTCTGTGGCTTGATCCCAGCATGACTTATTCGGCAGGCCTTTTCGACAGTTCTTCCGTGGATCTGCAGCAGGCTCAGATGAAAAAATACGATCGAATCATCGATGCACTGGATATTCGCGCCGGCGATCACGTTCTTGAAATCGGCTGTGGCTGGGGCGGATTCTTTTCCCGCGCAGTTGAACGAACCGGCTGTCGCGTGACGGCGGTTATGAATTCTCCCTCTCAAGCTCAGTACAATCGAGAATTGATTGCTCGATCGGGATTTGGAAATCAGGTCGAACTGCGCCAACAGGACTATCGTGAGATTGAGGGGCGATACGACAAAATTGTCTCTATCGAAATGATCGAAGCCGTGGGTGAAAAGTACTGGCCAGAATTCTTCAACAAAGTCAGCAGTTCGCTTAAGGATAAAGGTTCCGCTTTGATCCAATCCATCACGATACAGGATCAGTACTTTGAACAGTACCGTCGCAAAACGGACTTTATCCAACGCTATGTATTCCCTGGTGGCATGCTTTTGTCGAATCAGGTTTTTGACAGATATGCCAGTCAGTTTGATTTGAAAAACGAGAGGCCTTTTGAGTTTGGCGTTTCTTATGCAGACACACTTCTTAAATGGAAGGAAAATTTCCATGCGGTGGAAGCTGACGTTCGCCAGATGGGTTTCGATGATAAGTTTATGCGTCTTTGGGATCTGTATTTAAGTTACTGTGAAGGTGCTTTTAGAGCAGAGCGTATCAACGTCGGTCATTATCTTTTGCAGAAATAA
- a CDS encoding NAD(P)/FAD-dependent oxidoreductase, with protein sequence MKTAVIGAGISGLGTAWILSQTDEVHLFESEGRLGGHAHTVQVHDGASDIAVDTGFLVYNELTYPHLKSFFKTLAVETVASDMSLAIKAPHKNLEWAGTNLDTVFSQRLNVLRPGFLRMLYDITRFQREAEENREAAQRNEWSLGQLIQARGYSDEFKRDYLLPIGAAIWSTPERGMEAFPAETFLTFFINHRLLQISNRPVWRTVKGGSIEYVKKVAAQIPFIHLNTPVDAVERNNGKVLVQAKGETLEFDRVVFATHAPVTARMLKNPSDLEQQVLSSFRTSSNKTILHTDATLMPTRRKCWSSWNVLGSPDKSNHENVSLTYYINKLQPLKTQKDFFVTLNPRQPIQRAAQEFQYDHPQFDRSAINAQKMLPKIQGTGGVYFAGAWTRYGFHEDGLLSAVRVGEILGIRPPWEVS encoded by the coding sequence ATGAAGACAGCAGTTATTGGAGCAGGCATCAGTGGTTTGGGCACAGCGTGGATTTTGAGTCAAACAGATGAAGTTCATCTGTTTGAGTCTGAAGGCCGTTTAGGAGGTCATGCACACACCGTACAAGTTCATGACGGCGCTTCTGATATCGCAGTGGACACAGGCTTCCTGGTATACAATGAATTAACCTATCCGCACCTGAAAAGTTTTTTTAAGACTCTTGCCGTAGAGACGGTCGCCTCCGACATGTCGTTAGCTATTAAAGCACCTCACAAGAATTTGGAGTGGGCTGGCACCAACTTGGATACGGTTTTTTCTCAACGTTTAAATGTCCTTCGTCCCGGTTTTTTAAGAATGCTTTACGATATCACTCGATTTCAACGGGAGGCTGAAGAAAATCGCGAGGCAGCACAAAGAAATGAGTGGAGTCTGGGGCAACTGATTCAGGCACGCGGGTACAGCGATGAGTTCAAGCGTGATTATCTTTTGCCGATCGGGGCAGCCATTTGGTCAACCCCCGAGCGCGGCATGGAAGCCTTTCCCGCAGAGACCTTTTTGACCTTTTTTATCAATCATCGTCTGCTGCAAATTAGCAATCGCCCGGTGTGGAGAACAGTAAAGGGTGGTTCGATAGAGTATGTTAAAAAAGTTGCAGCACAGATCCCGTTCATTCATCTCAATACCCCTGTCGACGCTGTTGAGCGCAATAACGGCAAAGTCCTGGTGCAGGCAAAAGGCGAGACATTAGAATTTGACCGAGTTGTTTTTGCCACTCATGCTCCAGTAACGGCTCGCATGTTGAAAAACCCTTCAGACCTTGAACAACAGGTGCTGAGTTCGTTCCGTACCTCTAGTAATAAAACAATTCTTCATACAGATGCGACGCTGATGCCCACCAGAAGAAAGTGTTGGTCTTCTTGGAATGTTCTTGGTTCCCCGGACAAGAGCAATCACGAAAACGTATCATTAACTTATTACATCAATAAGCTGCAGCCGTTAAAAACGCAGAAAGATTTTTTCGTGACACTAAATCCTCGGCAGCCTATTCAACGGGCAGCCCAAGAGTTTCAATACGATCATCCGCAATTTGATCGTTCGGCCATTAACGCACAAAAGATGCTGCCAAAGATACAAGGAACCGGCGGTGTCTATTTTGCCGGCGCCTGGACTCGATATGGGTTTCATGAGGACGGATTACTGAGCGCTGTGCGGGTCGGAGAGATTCTGGGGATACGCCCACCTTGGGAGGTCTCATGA
- a CDS encoding DUF1365 domain-containing protein: MTSLQILKGNIYHSRNHQVRHSFRYPTFALLFSLRSESDQLNVLKRISKGSFSLKSEDYLHGHKSSFYEAITGFLSQECNYQAEEVILQTFPRMFGYAFNPVSFWYCKRKGVLEAVLCEVNNTFGERHFYWICPPGGIQASEFYRSDKVFHVSPFFPVDGFYKFRFQLDDIHSRVDIFYHDTNEKLRFSSWIEGAITSFEKESFWKLLLTYGWMTPLVVIRIHWQAFKLWSKRVSFYKKPVPPQKEIT, translated from the coding sequence ATGACATCCCTTCAGATCTTAAAAGGAAATATTTATCACAGCAGAAATCATCAGGTTCGCCATAGCTTTCGCTATCCGACCTTTGCTTTGTTATTTTCTCTGCGATCAGAGAGCGATCAGCTCAATGTTTTAAAAAGAATATCCAAGGGTAGCTTTTCTTTGAAATCTGAAGACTATCTGCATGGGCATAAAAGTTCTTTCTATGAGGCGATCACTGGCTTTTTGAGCCAAGAATGCAACTATCAGGCGGAAGAGGTTATTTTACAGACTTTTCCTCGAATGTTTGGGTACGCTTTTAATCCAGTCAGCTTTTGGTATTGCAAACGCAAGGGTGTGTTAGAGGCTGTTTTGTGCGAAGTAAATAACACCTTCGGGGAGCGGCACTTTTATTGGATTTGTCCTCCTGGAGGAATTCAGGCATCTGAATTCTATCGCTCAGATAAAGTTTTTCACGTCAGTCCGTTTTTCCCAGTGGATGGTTTTTATAAATTCAGGTTTCAGCTCGATGATATCCATTCTCGCGTGGATATTTTTTATCATGATACTAACGAAAAGTTACGATTCTCGTCGTGGATTGAGGGTGCGATTACAAGCTTTGAAAAAGAATCCTTTTGGAAGCTGCTGCTTACATATGGATGGATGACGCCACTCGTGGTGATCCGGATACATTGGCAGGCATTCAAGTTGTGGAGTAAGCGAGTTAGTTTTTATAAAAAGCCAGTGCCCCCTCAAAAGGAGATCACATGA
- a CDS encoding DUF2062 domain-containing protein — MWLRKAFDRSRQFLIQQLKQGASAEGLALTCAVGFALALFPALGTTTALCLLVGLVLKLNQPTLQAVNYLLAPVQLLLIPVFLNMGAWIFSVPAVSFNPKTIIAEFFAAPGIFFVNYGMAGLRGMVAWLLVMPVIAAVAYLVLKVVFQNLQKVRR; from the coding sequence ATGTGGCTTCGCAAAGCATTTGATCGCAGTCGGCAGTTTCTGATCCAGCAGCTTAAGCAGGGAGCTTCAGCAGAAGGATTGGCTCTTACTTGCGCTGTCGGTTTTGCTTTAGCCTTGTTTCCCGCGTTGGGCACGACGACGGCGCTTTGCCTTTTGGTAGGCTTGGTGTTGAAGCTGAACCAACCAACTTTGCAGGCGGTGAACTATCTTTTAGCGCCGGTTCAGCTCCTGCTTATTCCGGTATTTCTTAATATGGGGGCATGGATCTTTTCGGTCCCTGCCGTTTCATTTAATCCAAAGACAATCATTGCGGAATTTTTCGCAGCCCCCGGTATTTTCTTCGTGAACTATGGAATGGCGGGTTTAAGGGGAATGGTTGCCTGGTTGCTCGTTATGCCTGTGATTGCCGCTGTTGCTTATCTTGTTTTAAAAGTTGTTTTTCAGAATCTTCAAAAAGTACGGAGATAG
- a CDS encoding MerR family transcriptional regulator, with product MAKIEAFSIRQVIELTGISEFTLRGWETRYKAFKPKRSPTGRRIYSRQDIQKARLLQTLLDKGYKIGNIAKLGLTDLEKILPQQEAVSSNLPPVPENLNFVNQAMDLAHLFKWNELSENLHKMRSTMKPVAFVTDILTPLAGQMGYLVAAGQLSVGQEHILSAFIKEQLILIQSAKKNAKSKARLVMTTPDGDLHDMGIAFASSLSRLEKIQTLFLGASTPRKDLSETCLRYNATHLLISSTVSEEEGAKESLFSYINFLDRNLPGNVVFLLAGRNTMQTDINLKRPFVIFHSMTEYHTYLKDIS from the coding sequence ATGGCTAAGATTGAGGCATTTTCCATAAGACAGGTAATAGAGCTGACCGGGATCTCCGAGTTCACCCTGAGGGGCTGGGAAACCCGCTATAAAGCATTTAAGCCAAAAAGAAGCCCCACAGGACGAAGGATCTATTCTCGCCAGGATATTCAGAAGGCCCGCCTCCTCCAGACTCTTTTAGACAAAGGGTATAAGATCGGTAATATAGCCAAACTAGGCCTTACTGATCTGGAAAAGATTTTGCCGCAGCAGGAGGCAGTAAGTTCAAACCTACCCCCAGTTCCCGAAAATTTAAACTTTGTGAATCAGGCCATGGATCTAGCCCATCTTTTCAAATGGAATGAGCTATCTGAAAATCTTCACAAAATGCGCAGCACAATGAAACCCGTTGCTTTCGTCACTGATATTTTAACGCCTCTTGCCGGACAAATGGGTTACCTTGTTGCCGCAGGACAGTTATCAGTGGGCCAAGAACATATTCTGTCGGCGTTTATCAAGGAACAACTCATTCTTATTCAAAGTGCCAAAAAAAATGCCAAATCTAAAGCTCGTCTGGTCATGACAACTCCCGACGGTGACCTTCATGATATGGGAATTGCTTTTGCTTCAAGCCTTAGCAGACTTGAAAAAATTCAAACACTTTTCTTAGGGGCTAGCACACCAAGAAAAGATCTCAGCGAAACCTGCCTTCGGTACAATGCGACTCACTTACTAATTTCCAGCACTGTCTCCGAGGAAGAAGGCGCCAAAGAAAGTCTTTTTAGCTATATCAACTTTTTAGATCGAAACCTGCCAGGCAATGTCGTTTTTCTTTTAGCAGGACGTAACACCATGCAAACAGACATAAATCTGAAACGTCCGTTTGTTATATTTCACTCGATGACTGAATATCACACTTATCTAAAAGATATTTCATAA